TGCATACTGACATGGTCGTAACCCTACGAAAGGTGATGCCATGCCCCAAGATGAAAGCGCCGCAACCTCAAAGCAATCCAAGAGTATTCTTGCGCTCAACAACACGCTCGCGCGCACGCGTTCGGCTATTGGAGACAGGGAGAACGAGATCGAGAAGTTGCGGGAGAAGGAGTCTCGAGCACTCAAGCGTCTAAAACAGTTGGAACTCAAAAACTTCAGCAAGGAGGTGACCAAACTCCAGAAGTCGCTGCCGACGGACACGGGCTTTTCAATTTCTGCCCTCGGCGAGATTGCAGCCCTTGCCGCTGTCAGAAACGTTTCCGCAGGTGATTTGATGCATTTTGTTCTTACGTCGCGTGAGGATACTTCCCCCGAGGCAGGCGGTGCGTCGACATCGGCTCAAACGGCAAAAAGCCAGCCCGACACCCCAACAATCCTCCCGAGCGACCGCCCGTCGAAGCTTTCGACCAAAGAAAATGAAACTGAATCAAGCTAGTAGGAGTTAACCTTTTCAGACGCGCTTCCGCCGCGGCCGATTTTAAGACGGTTGCCCCCATGATGGGATGCGTCGATCATGGGGAAGCAACCAATGGCCTTCTATATCTATCGTCGAAGTTGGGAGTCCGCAGGCGGGCGCGGGACCGCGTTTGTCGTAGAATTTCGCGAAAATGGTGAGAGCCGGCGGCGTCAGTTTCCGACTCGCGCGGCCGCATGCGCATACGCTGCTGCCCCTAGGACTCCTACTAGCGGGCGAGATACCGCTGAAATCTCATTCAAAGAAATCGCCGAGATCTACCTATCCGAGACGAAGTTCAGCGGCCTCGAAGTTAGCACCGTGAATCAGTACCGCTGCCATGTATCTGCGCACCTGAATCCAGCGTTCGCCGATATAAGGCTTCAGCAACTCACTCGCGACGTAGTCATCACCAAAACGAGCGAATTGCGGGAAAGGCTTTCGCCTGTACAGGCGAAAAACGTCTTTCAGACGATGCGTCGGATTTTCAAGTTCGCAATGGTTCGGGGCCACCTGAAAGAAGATCCGTCGTCTGGATTGCGCGGCGGATCAAGGCGAAAAATTGGCTTTTTGCGGGAGGGCAACATGGAAAACAATGAGCGGAAGCATCGGTTTTTGACCAAATCGGAGTTGGGTACTCTTACAACTGCCCTGGGTGGGGTAGGTCCAAAAGGCCCATTGCCCTTGAGCAATGTGATCGTATTTTTGAATATCGCCCTCTTTTCCGGGCTCCGCGCATCGGAGATTCGCGGGCTATCCGTCGCGGATCTGAATCTTGACGCTCAGCCGGCCACGATTTCTGTAAGGCGCAGGGCGGATCATCAGCGGAATCTGGGGCCGCTGAAGACGTATAGCAGTGCCAGGATTGTCCCAGTCCCGAGCCGGTTGGCGATGCTTTTGCGGCATTGGATTTCCAAGAAAACACTGGGTCCTGCGGATCTAATTTTGTCGGTGCGAGCCAAGCCGATCAACCCGAACAACTTCTATAATCGCGATTTCTTTCGATTTATGAATGATGTCGGGCTGATTTCTGGGGCGCCAGAAACGGATGAGGGCGACCAGTCGGATAAACTGAGAAAGGCAGACAAAAGCGGCTCAACCTCTCTTAGGCCGGCTTTTACGCTGCATTCCCTGCGGCATACATTTGCATCGATTCAAATCGATATTGGCCTTGATCCGAAGCGAATTCAGGCGCGCATGGGGCACTCGAATATTCTGCACACGCTCAATTTCTACGGTCACTTGTGGCGAGATCCGGCGCGAGATCTTCAGGAAATGGACGAGATTTCGAAAAAAATCGAAGAGATTTCGGCTTCGGTGACGGGCGCTGACGTCGAGTTTTTGCCGAGTGAGGACGAATGATTTTCAGAATTTTCCGGCGAATTTTGAGCCGAAACTGAAAAATAAATTTGCGTGGAGGATTTTATTTATGGTATAAAAATTGTGCGAGTTCCATCGACGGGAAATTTTCTCCTCGCAAGGTCCTCTCAATACTGTATCAGGTACTTTGAATATGGCACTTGCAATAGAAATCATAATCCCTTGGTCGGGGGTTCAAATCCCTCCGCCGCTACCAGTTTAGAATCAATAACTTAGCTTGATTCAAGAGGGGGCTTAGGCCCCCTTTTTTGTTGTTTTGCCCAGCTGTCTAACCCATTGATTTATCGATGTTCAGAAAACGGCAGAAATACTCAGTGGTACATCGACGGTACTGAGGTCACCGAAACTGCCGCGGCCTCTGACCAAGGGAATACTGATCCCCTAGTCGGCCGGCGCCCAACTCTTCTCCTATCTCTGAAAATCGGGACTGTCAGAAAGAGCGATGTTTTTCATGCAGCAGCATTCTTTCCAGAATTCTATCTTAAACCGTGGCTTGATAGCGCAGGAAAGCTGCAATAGTTTTCGCTTCGCCGCGAAAGGCTCGTTATTGACAAAATGCATCCGTCTCAAATCTGCGACCAGCGCGACATCAACACATTTGAACATTCAATGCTTCAAAATCGGACAAAGAAAGATAACATCTGGCACACGAGATTGGTTGTATTTTTCAACGTTTTTTTCCCGTAGACGATTCTCAGATGAGGGTCGGAATGGATCTTTCAGAACCCTTTCGGTCCGTCACGATAGTGAACTCAGGCTCTTGGGTTCATGCCTCAAATACGAGGCTGTGACCGGCATCAACGACAAGCGTAGATCCCGTCATCCAACTTGACGCGTCGGAAGCGAGCAGGAGCAATGGACCATCTAGATCAGACGGATCAACAAACTTTTTTAGCGGAATCTGATCAATAAGTTTTCCAGCTTTCCGATCGAAGAACTCTTTGCTGAGATCGGTCTTTACGTATCCAGGCGCAATTGCATTTACGCGAATTCCCTTGCGGCCCCATTCAAGTGCGAGCGATCTGGTCAGGCTGAGCAACGCAGCCTTTGACGCAGCGTAGATTGCAACACCCAGCGCGCTCTGCAGAGCGAGGATCGACGCGATGTTGATGATCGATCCTCCGGAGAGTTTTGCATCGACCAATCGCTGCGCAGCGGCCCGAGCAACATTGGCGGCCCCGATGAGATTTGTATCGAGTACTTGCCGCCACTCACCTTCGTCTCTGTCGAGCATTCGTTTAGTGGCAGCAACCCCCGCGTTGTTGACGATGATCTGGACGGGGCCCATAAGCTGCCACGCCTGTTCGAAAGCGGCTTCGATGGATGCATCGGATGTGACGTCCATCTTGACTATTTCGGCGCGCCCGCCGCCAGCTTCAATCTCTCCTCTTAAAGCCTGGAGCTGCTCAACTCTCCGAGCTGCCAGGATCACATTCGCGCCCGCTCCAGAAAGTGTCTTTGCAAAGCTTCGCCCCAGACCCGACGATGCACCTGTTACGAGCGCTGTTTTTCCCGATAGATCGAAATTGGCCATTGTTGCCCCGCCCGAACATGATTGGGTCTGCGTGGAGCGATTGTATGATTGGAATGGCGGGGTGTCGATCCTACTGCCGCGAGTAGATGCTTCGTGCAGCCATTTGGGCTGCATAGCTTGCAATTGACAATGTCTTCGGGGGTATGACAAAAGCTCGTGTTTTCAAACGTTAAGTGATGATCGACCGGCGTGCAGCAGAAAAAGAAGTTATCCGAACGGCGTATTGTGAAGATCCGTCAGGGCAAGCCCCGCTCGACACGAGCTGAGCGGGCTGAGCGCGTGCGTGACGCCCTTTTCAAAGCGGCCGCAGAGGTCGTCGGCAAGTATGGATACGTCGGTGCCTCGATTTCTCGGATAACCGCGAAAGCCAAGGTCGCTCAGGGGACCTTTTACAATTATTTCGAATCGCGACAGCACCTTCTTGATCAATTGCTGCCTGTGCTCGGCGAGGGAATGCTGGACTATATTGCAGCCGAGACGCGAAAATGCACCAGTGAGCGCGAGCGGGAAGAAAAGAGATTCAGCGTTTTTTTTCAGTATCTGATCGAAGCGCCAGAGTTCTATCGAATCTTAAACGAAGCCGAACTTTTTGCTCCGACAGGGCACCGTGAGCATCTGGAAAACATTTCCGCCAAATACCTGCGTGCCTTGAAGCGCGCCTGGGCGGCGGGCGATCTGCCGGGATACGAGGAGGATGAACTCGAAGCCATCGTGTTTGTGCTGATGGCTGCTCGCAGCTATCTGAGCCTTCGCTACGCTTATTGGGATGGCAAAGTGAAGCAACCGCCCGAATCGATGTTTCGAGCTTACGGGAAATTCATTCGACACGGACTTTTCGGCGGTAGGCGCTCGAAGCCCTAGGGCAAGTTTTCGGTCGATTTCGTGAAATGTTGAAATTCACGTCCGACGATTGATGCGCAGAAACATTCTCGGCAAAATATGAATATCGACTCATAATTCATAACTATTGACCGCAATATTTGATGTCGATAGCCTATTCAACGTGAATGGGCGGGTGCCTTTCTGTCCTGCGGCCCACGGTGACAAGCGGTTGTACGGATTGGAATATCGCCATGCAGTACAGACCTAGTTCCAAAGCGGCAATTGGCCTTCCGCGACACGACCAAACCCAATCTGGCAGGCAGATGGGCGTGTCCGGGATGCTTGTGGCGGACCAGATCGGCCGGTCGCCCGAATATGCAAAGGTCAGAAAGCTGGTTTGAGATGCCCGCGATCGAAAATACGAAACTTCTTTCGCTCTATGAAACGATGGCGCTGGTGCGCCAAACCGAGCTCCGGCTATCGCGTCTTTTCGCCGATGGGGAGGTGCCGGGTTTCATTCATCTGAGTATCGGTCAGGAGGCCGTTCCGGCAGGGATCGGGGCGGTTCTTCGCGCCTCTGATACGATCGCTTCGACCCACCGGGGCCACGGCCATGCGTTGGCCAAAGGTATGCCGCTTGATCGGTTCTTTCTCGAGATCATGGGAAAGGAAGAGGGCGTTTGCGGCGGCCGCGGCGGCTCGATGCACGTCGCTGATCTTTCAATCGGAATGCTCGGCGCAAACGGCATCGTCGGTGCCGGAATTCCGATCGCGCTTGGCAGCGCGTTGGCGCATCAGACCCGTGGGACCACCGACATCGCTGTCGTGTTCTTTGGTGATGGCGCGATGGCTGAGGGCGTGCTCCACGAAAGCCTCAACCTGGCTGCGCTGTGGAAGCTGCCACTCCTGGCTGTTTGCGAGAACAACGGCTGGGCAGAGTTCTCGCCGACAAGCCGTCAAGTCGCCGCCAATCTCGCGGATCTTTCTAAAGCCTATGGGATCCCGCACGAGGAGCTCGACGGCAATGACTTCGAGGCGGTGTGGCTGGCGGCCGACCGCGTTGTTGCGGCTATTCGCGGTGGCGGTGGCCCCTTTGTGCTCGAATGCCGGACTACCCGCATTCGGGGTCACTACGAAGGCGATCAACAGAAATACCGGGAGCCGATTGCGGCTCTTGGCCCCGATGACGCGGTCGCGCGGGCGCGACGAAAGCTGATTGATTCGGGAGTCTCGGTGGCTTCGCTCGAAGCGATTGAAGCCGCAATTGAAAGTCGGATCGACTCGGCAGTCGAAGCCGCCCGTATGGGACAGGCCCCCGATTATGCGCGCGCGTCTCGAGACGTGTACGCGCCGGTGAGGAGCTGACGATGGCCGAGGTCAGATATGGAAAGGCAATCGGAAACGCGCTGACCGATGCCATGGCGGAAGATCCGTCGGTCATCCTTCTGGGCGAAGATATCGCTGCGGCAGGTGGGCCTTTCGGCGTCACTAAGGGCCTTGCGGAGAAATTCGGAGAAGGCCGCGTCCGGGATACGCCGATCTCCGAGGCCGCGATTGTGGGGGCCGCGGTTGGAGCCGCGTTGTCTGGTCTGCGTCCGGTCGTTGAAATCATGTTCATGGACTTCATGACATTGACGATGGATGCGCTTGTCAACCAAGCCGCGAAGGCCCATTTCATGTTCGGCGGCCAGCGGTCAGTGCCGCTCGTTATCAGGACCCCGCATGGCGGCGGACTGAATGCCGGGCCACAGCATTCCCAATGTCTTGAGGCTTGGTTCGCACATATCCCCGGTCTGAAGGTTGTGTGCCCAGCGACCGTTTCCGATGCGTACGGCCTGATCCGGAGCGCCATCGCCGATCCCAATCCGGTCGTCGTCGTCGAAAACAAAGCGCTTTATGGGATGAAGGGCGAGCTTCCGGACAAGCCGCAGGCTGTGCCGATCGGCAAAGGAAACATCGTCCGGTCGGGACGCGATCTCACGATCGTTACGTACGGCGCGTTGGTTCATACCGCGCTGGATGCCGCGCAGATCCTCGAGGCCGAAAAGATCGATGCCGAGATCGTCGATTTACGCTCCATCCAGCCTTGGGACGAGGAACTTGTGCTTTCGTCGCTTGCGCGCACGCACCGGCTCATTGTCGCGCACGAAGCAGTCGAGGCGTTCGGGGTTGGTGCAGAAGTTGCCGCCCGTATGGCTGATATTGGCTTCGATGAACTCGACGCTCCGATCCTTCGGGTGGGGGCACCGTTCATGCCCATTCCTTTCGCCAAAAGTCTCGAAGTTGAATGTCGGCCGGACAGTAGCCGCCTCGTGGCGGCGGCGAAAAAGTTGCTGGTCTGAAATCGCGGGAAGCGCCCAACAATGAAACCCGGCCAGAACATCCTCATGCCGAAGCTCGGTCTCACGATGACCGAGGGGCTCTTGGCCGAGTGGAAGGTCAAGCCCGGCGACCGTGTCGCGCAAGGCGACATCATCTGCGTCGTCGAAACCGAAAAGATTGCCAATGAAGTCGAGGCGCCGACTGCAGGTGAAATGATCGAACTTCTCGTCCCGGCGGGAACGACTGTGCCGGTCGGGACCGCAATCGCATCCTGGACTGGCGCCGGAATGGCGGCTGCGGATGGCGATTCCGCGCCGCCGCCGGTCGCTGACGCCGAACCATCGACGGTTCTCCCCTTATCCCGGAACCCAGGCAGCCGCATACTC
Above is a genomic segment from Magnetospirillum sp. containing:
- a CDS encoding site-specific integrase yields the protein MAFYIYRRSWESAGGRGTAFVVEFRENGESRRRQFPTRAAACAYAAAPRTPTSGRDTAEISFKEIAEIYLSETKFSGLEVSTVNQYRCHVSAHLNPAFADIRLQQLTRDVVITKTSELRERLSPVQAKNVFQTMRRIFKFAMVRGHLKEDPSSGLRGGSRRKIGFLREGNMENNERKHRFLTKSELGTLTTALGGVGPKGPLPLSNVIVFLNIALFSGLRASEIRGLSVADLNLDAQPATISVRRRADHQRNLGPLKTYSSARIVPVPSRLAMLLRHWISKKTLGPADLILSVRAKPINPNNFYNRDFFRFMNDVGLISGAPETDEGDQSDKLRKADKSGSTSLRPAFTLHSLRHTFASIQIDIGLDPKRIQARMGHSNILHTLNFYGHLWRDPARDLQEMDEISKKIEEISASVTGADVEFLPSEDE
- a CDS encoding glucose 1-dehydrogenase → MANFDLSGKTALVTGASSGLGRSFAKTLSGAGANVILAARRVEQLQALRGEIEAGGGRAEIVKMDVTSDASIEAAFEQAWQLMGPVQIIVNNAGVAATKRMLDRDEGEWRQVLDTNLIGAANVARAAAQRLVDAKLSGGSIINIASILALQSALGVAIYAASKAALLSLTRSLALEWGRKGIRVNAIAPGYVKTDLSKEFFDRKAGKLIDQIPLKKFVDPSDLDGPLLLLASDASSWMTGSTLVVDAGHSLVFEA
- a CDS encoding TetR/AcrR family transcriptional regulator, which produces MQQKKKLSERRIVKIRQGKPRSTRAERAERVRDALFKAAAEVVGKYGYVGASISRITAKAKVAQGTFYNYFESRQHLLDQLLPVLGEGMLDYIAAETRKCTSEREREEKRFSVFFQYLIEAPEFYRILNEAELFAPTGHREHLENISAKYLRALKRAWAAGDLPGYEEDELEAIVFVLMAARSYLSLRYAYWDGKVKQPPESMFRAYGKFIRHGLFGGRRSKP
- a CDS encoding thiamine pyrophosphate-dependent dehydrogenase E1 component subunit alpha — encoded protein: MPAIENTKLLSLYETMALVRQTELRLSRLFADGEVPGFIHLSIGQEAVPAGIGAVLRASDTIASTHRGHGHALAKGMPLDRFFLEIMGKEEGVCGGRGGSMHVADLSIGMLGANGIVGAGIPIALGSALAHQTRGTTDIAVVFFGDGAMAEGVLHESLNLAALWKLPLLAVCENNGWAEFSPTSRQVAANLADLSKAYGIPHEELDGNDFEAVWLAADRVVAAIRGGGGPFVLECRTTRIRGHYEGDQQKYREPIAALGPDDAVARARRKLIDSGVSVASLEAIEAAIESRIDSAVEAARMGQAPDYARASRDVYAPVRS
- a CDS encoding alpha-ketoacid dehydrogenase subunit beta is translated as MAEVRYGKAIGNALTDAMAEDPSVILLGEDIAAAGGPFGVTKGLAEKFGEGRVRDTPISEAAIVGAAVGAALSGLRPVVEIMFMDFMTLTMDALVNQAAKAHFMFGGQRSVPLVIRTPHGGGLNAGPQHSQCLEAWFAHIPGLKVVCPATVSDAYGLIRSAIADPNPVVVVENKALYGMKGELPDKPQAVPIGKGNIVRSGRDLTIVTYGALVHTALDAAQILEAEKIDAEIVDLRSIQPWDEELVLSSLARTHRLIVAHEAVEAFGVGAEVAARMADIGFDELDAPILRVGAPFMPIPFAKSLEVECRPDSSRLVAAAKKLLV